The Breoghania sp. L-A4 sequence CATATTGGGGAGGAAGCGGACCCCCAACGGGTCCGACCGGATGCCACATGAGGCGCGTCGCAAGAGGACGTCTCGGGTCCGGACCTTCAAGGTCGCTTGAAAAGGACTTTGACGATGTCGCGTCTATCGGCGTTCTCCAGCCCGTTGCTGCTCGGATTCGATGATATCGAGCGGGTGCTGGACCGGGTTTCCAAAGCCGCGAATGACGGCTACCCGCCCTACAATATCGAGCGCCTGCCGCGTGCGGACGGCGTCACTGGCGAGATGCTGCGCATCACGCTGGCCGTTGCGGGATTCACGCGCGATCAGCTCGATGTCAGCGCCGAGGAGAACCAGCTGGTGATCCGGGGCTGCCAGAGCGACGACAACGGCGAGCGGCAGTATCTGCATCGCGGCATCGCCGCGCGGCAGTTCCAGCGCGCGTTCGTCTTGGCGGAAGGCATCGAGATTCTCGGCGCCGATCTCAAGGACGGTCTGCTCTCCATCGACCTTGCCCGTCCGGAACCCGCACGCATCGTGCGCAAGATCGACATCAGCACGCACGACTGACGGCATCGTTGGGCGCACAGGCGCCGGCGGAACTGCGCAACCATTTGGCAGGCCGCACAACAAAAGGGATCACCATGGTGCACGATGAAGTAAACCGCGTCGATGCGGAGACATTCGCTCATTTGGGTGATGGTGACATCGCATACATCCGCGAAGTCCGCTCCGAGGACGTCAAGAACATGTTCCCCAATGCGCCGCAGATGATCGGCGGCATGAAGCTGTGGGCGCTGCTCAGCGCCGACGGCTCGCCGATCATGCTGGCCGACAGCCGCGATGCGGTCATCGCCAACGCAATGGAAGCCGAGCTGACCACGGTCAGCGTCCACTAGAGCAGATCCGTTTCTTACAGAATCGGATCGTTGCTCTAAGTCTTTGTTTTGGAGCAAATCCGGACGGATAACCGGTATCCACTTATCCTGGATTTGCTCTAGCCAAACCGCGGTCCGATGGGAATGTCTGACGCGAGGCACATGCCATGCCTGTAGCGACGCTGGACACGCCCGTCGGGCGGCTGGCGGTAAGCGCGCGCGACGATGCCATCGTCGCGCTTGACTGGTCGGGCGAGGACGAAGGCGCGCGCACGCCTCTGCTTGTCGAGGCGCTCGGCCAGCTCAAAGCCTATTTTTCCGGAACACTGAAGGCCTTCGACCTGCCGCTCGCGCCCAGAGGCGCGGCGTTCCACCAGCAGGTCTTCGCGGCCATGTCGGCCATTCCCTATGGCCAGACGCGAACCTATGGCGAGATCGCCGCGGCGCTGGGCACCTGCGGCCAGCCGGTCGGCCAGGCCTGCGGCGCCAATCCGATTCCCGTCATCATCCCGTGCCACCGGGTGCTCTCGGCGCAAGGCCTGGGCGGCTATTCCGGCGCGGGCGGGCTCGAGACCAAGATCGCGCTCTTGAAGCTGGAAGGCGGCTACCCGTTTCTCGTGTGAGGCGGAGCCATCGACTGGTTCATGAATTCTGGTCGAGTGCCAGCCAGTCTGGTATTTTAGCCGTCGCTCAATGGTGACAGCGCACGGTGGCTTGACGCGATGAGTGGCCTTTTTAGCAGAATGAAGTTTGAACCGATCTGGATACTCGGATTGATGGCGTTCCTGCTGGGCAATGTCTCAAATGCCCTTGGTGTGACCGAAAAGGCTTTGGGTCTGTTTTGGGCAGAAGCCCCCGCACCGCCGCAGGTCGTGAACAGCTATGCGGCATTTGCTGTGGGGCTCGTTGAACGCCAGCGAGTCAACGAAATTTTCGACTCGGTTTTCATTGAAAACGCCGTGCTTCGGCAGGGCGGACCGACCGACGAGCAGATGCGTGGCTTTGTCGAATCGGAGAACAGGAAGCTGGCACAGGCCGGCGAGTGCAACATACGCATCGAGAGTGGAGAATGTGCGTCTATTGATTACTATCAATTATATGTTGTTGGGATAATGCTCAAAAATGAGGGTGGGGCGCCAATAAAGTCTTCGAAGATGGTTTTTGATCGCTTTGATCTCGACGAAACGTTTCGGGGAATATCCCACTTTAGCATCAACTACACAAAAATTGAGAATGGATGTCTTTATAGCTTCCCGGAGCGGCCGTGCACCTTGGCGGTAGGCGACACCAAGCCGAGCAAATTTGAATTGAAGTTGCCGGAATTGGTGAAGGGAAAGCCCATTTACGTACCGATGTTCCTGGTGCTCGTGCCGCATTCGACGGTCGAGACGCGTGACTGGTACCAGTTTCAATGGGGCCTGTTTCTTAGTCCCAGGAAATTCATCTACGAGTACGGCGACGGCTATGAGGGAGAATTCGTTCCCCGCGAAATGCTGGAAAACGTTTTCGAAATTGATGATTTTGTCTTCGGGCTCGGCTGAGCAGCCCGCACTGGCTCAGCTCGCCGGGCCCTTCGCGGATAGCCAATCGAGGGATGTGTCCTCTAAAGGCGACAACCACAGGCTCGCCGCCGCCGTCAGGCGGCGTTGGAATTGAGGTTCTGCGTCAGAAGCGCGTAGATCGCGTCCGTGTCAGTGCTGGCGCGCAGCTTGGCGGCGATGCTGGGATCGCGCAACTGCCGCGCGATACGGGCCAGCGCCTTGAGATGATCCGCGCCCGCGCCCTCGGGCGCCAGAAGCACGAAAACCAGATCCACCGGCTGGTCGTCCAGCGCGTCGAAGTCGATCGGCCGGTCGAGCCGGGCGAAGACGCCGACGAGCCGGTCGAGCGCGACGGGCTTGCCATGCGGGATGGCGATGCCGTGTCCGACGCCCGTGGAGCCGAGACGTTCGCGCTGCAGCAGCGTGTCGAAGATATCGCGTTCGGGAAGTCCGGTGATCGAGGCTGCCTTGCCGGCCAGTTCCTGGATCACCTGCTTCTTGCTGTTCACCTTCAATGCCGGGACGATGGCGTCGGCGGTGATGAGGTCGCTCAGATCCATTGCAAATGCCCATTGGCTGCGTGACGGGCCCGATCGGGCCTCGGAGGCGCCGTGATCCCCGGCCGCGGACGGTCCCGGTGGTCGGCGCGCGGAGCCCGGACGCAGGTGCGTCCGGACTCAACGTTTTTCACGCGTTGTTGGTTCCCTGGGCTACCAGGGACGGGTCGATCCAGCCGATGTTGCCGTCGGACCGCCGGTAGACGACGTTGAGGCCGCC is a genomic window containing:
- a CDS encoding methylated-DNA--[protein]-cysteine S-methyltransferase; translation: MPVATLDTPVGRLAVSARDDAIVALDWSGEDEGARTPLLVEALGQLKAYFSGTLKAFDLPLAPRGAAFHQQVFAAMSAIPYGQTRTYGEIAAALGTCGQPVGQACGANPIPVIIPCHRVLSAQGLGGYSGAGGLETKIALLKLEGGYPFLV
- a CDS encoding DUF1150 domain-containing protein, which translates into the protein MVHDEVNRVDAETFAHLGDGDIAYIREVRSEDVKNMFPNAPQMIGGMKLWALLSADGSPIMLADSRDAVIANAMEAELTTVSVH
- a CDS encoding Hsp20 family protein, which codes for MSRLSAFSSPLLLGFDDIERVLDRVSKAANDGYPPYNIERLPRADGVTGEMLRITLAVAGFTRDQLDVSAEENQLVIRGCQSDDNGERQYLHRGIAARQFQRAFVLAEGIEILGADLKDGLLSIDLARPEPARIVRKIDISTHD
- the ptsN gene encoding PTS IIA-like nitrogen regulatory protein PtsN, translated to MDLSDLITADAIVPALKVNSKKQVIQELAGKAASITGLPERDIFDTLLQRERLGSTGVGHGIAIPHGKPVALDRLVGVFARLDRPIDFDALDDQPVDLVFVLLAPEGAGADHLKALARIARQLRDPSIAAKLRASTDTDAIYALLTQNLNSNAA